One Prolixibacteraceae bacterium DNA segment encodes these proteins:
- a CDS encoding FprA family A-type flavoprotein, protein MHQVKISDDIFHVGVNDRRSERFENYWPLDKGIAYNSYLIVDEKIALLDTLERAFIDEYIDNIKNVIGDREVDYLIINHMEPDHSGAIRAIVKEFPNITFVGNKKTFPMLESFYKFTENTLEIKDGENLSLGKHNLQFHTIPMVHWPETMVTYETTTKTLFSADAFGSFGALNGGIFDDELDLSYYEEEMMRYFTNIVGKYCPHTQKALRKLDGLEIKTIAALHGPIWRSHIDMILEKYEKWSTYQSDKGVVIVYGTMYGNTEKMAETIARQLAVRGVKNVRVYDASKTHPSYIISDIFKFKGFIIGSCAYNNEMFPTVETLVNKIKHMGIKKKSLGVFGSFAWNGGGVKNLMKFAEDIKWEVVANPVEEKGSLKEDKFQQCVDLANAMADQLEAEFGA, encoded by the coding sequence ATGCATCAAGTAAAAATATCCGACGACATCTTTCATGTAGGTGTTAATGACAGACGATCTGAAAGGTTTGAAAATTATTGGCCACTAGACAAAGGAATAGCATATAATTCTTACCTTATTGTAGACGAAAAAATTGCGTTATTAGACACTTTAGAACGGGCTTTTATTGATGAATATATAGACAATATCAAAAATGTAATTGGAGATAGAGAGGTAGATTACCTCATTATTAACCACATGGAACCTGACCACTCTGGAGCAATTAGAGCAATTGTAAAAGAGTTTCCTAATATCACATTTGTTGGTAACAAAAAAACCTTTCCAATGCTGGAAAGCTTCTATAAATTCACGGAAAACACTCTTGAGATTAAAGATGGTGAAAACCTAAGTCTTGGGAAGCACAACCTTCAGTTTCATACCATCCCTATGGTTCACTGGCCAGAAACAATGGTTACATACGAAACAACCACAAAGACACTATTCTCTGCCGATGCTTTTGGTAGTTTTGGTGCTTTAAATGGAGGCATTTTCGATGATGAGCTTGATTTATCATACTATGAAGAAGAGATGATGAGATACTTTACCAATATCGTTGGTAAATATTGTCCTCATACCCAAAAAGCATTACGTAAGCTGGACGGTCTAGAAATTAAGACTATTGCTGCACTACATGGTCCAATTTGGAGATCTCATATAGATATGATACTTGAGAAATATGAGAAATGGAGTACATATCAGTCAGACAAAGGGGTAGTTATCGTATATGGAACGATGTATGGTAATACAGAAAAGATGGCTGAAACCATTGCAAGACAACTTGCTGTAAGGGGGGTTAAAAATGTTCGTGTATACGATGCATCTAAAACACATCCATCTTACATAATATCTGATATCTTTAAGTTCAAAGGTTTTATTATCGGGAGTTGTGCATACAATAACGAAATGTTCCCAACTGTAGAGACATTGGTAAACAAAATCAAACATATGGGGATTAAGAAAAAATCTCTTGGTGTGTTTGGATCTTTTGCTTGGAATGGCGGAGGAGTAAAGAACCTAATGAAATTTGCAGAAGATATCAAGTGGGAGGTAGTGGCAAATCCTGTAGAAGAGAAAGGATCTCTTAAGGAAGATAAATTTCAACAATGTGTTGATCTTGCCAACGCCATGGCAGACCAATTAGAGGCCGAGTTTGGAGCATAA